A stretch of Chloracidobacterium validum DNA encodes these proteins:
- a CDS encoding Kelch repeat-containing protein — MSPRLFAHLLLTLTLCLLPRLPMTVRAQTVIAPPSAHQTAAKPAVLSLGASRWRALSLDERVRYRQAIENVYWKRRRWESTTPKPSFESVFPLTRLRALVVDELRQQHALDLLWRHAPTAAELQAEVARMIRQSRQPEVLRELFAALDNDPIVIAECLARPALVKQRLRADYARDPRFHAQTEALARHALESTGRLEQMPTLGATYTEVEFVRERGAAVPPDEPSNRLRISDTHWNTEVAQLLERFDASLTKLVPGATTALCEDDERFFIQQLHSVEDGRLRLGTAEWRKVDVDSWWSQVQMNYSPVVPVVTGVFPALALKTLESGVPEAIAGNDNRWAQDPVDAVPAPRFRHTAVWTGVEMIIWGGFRGTFTGGSPLNTGGRYNPITDTWTPTRIAPSAAGATDGAPAPRVNHTAVWTGSRMIVWGGVSGTPVNSGALYDPVEDKWAETRTSPSSSTANDGAPVARFSHVAVWLSQAGRMVVWGGNLNFTGSIAIPTNTGGVYNPETNAWSATATTGAPLARTDHVAVSTGTAMIVFGGVNADGGRLNSGGIYTPGNNTWTATSTTNAPGLFTPSAVWSGTELIVWGSVAGAPAPIVAGARYNPGNNTWTAIATAGAPSPRVDQTAVWTGTEMIVWGGSAQGTRFNDGGRYNPATNTWTPVTTMGAPVGRENHTAIWTDAYAEPNQDATKYMIVWGGQGGDATGGRYDPVTNSWLPTATTPVPVAREGHTVVNTGTEMIIWGGSTAGLRTLTGGRYNLATAQWTPTSTQGAPGADVNLPPVGHTAVWTGSEMIIWGGQSTTGGRYNPLTDSWTPTSLTSAPSAREEHTAVWTGSEMIVWGGRFTNPANNETNYLDNGARYNPATDTWAATATDGRPGPRSRHTAVWTGTEMIVWGGVTFADNRFSELRTGGRYNPVTNAWTPTRTDPTSSGGADGAPSGRFDHTAVWTGDRMIVWGGATTAAQAFNSGALYNPATDTWAATAATGAPTSRSGHTAVWTGREMIVWGDAGATGARYNPAFNFWRPVETEGAPDLTANHTAIWDATRRQMVVWGGRGSQGLSKALGAYGARGEQGDTAGIFRQGRFFLRNSNTSGEADLAFSFGAEGDTPLAGDWDGNGVTTVGVFRQGTFFLRNSNDAGFADLAVAYGAVEDIPLVGDWDGNGTTTIGVYRPSEQTFFLRNSNTPGLPDIVVPYGDSGDRPVVGDWDGNGTTTIGVVRGNRFLLRNDNSGGFADLTFDFGNPDDKLVVGDFDGDGVDTVGVYRGQTFFLRNTNLPGPADFLFVYGADGDLPLMGNWDGML, encoded by the coding sequence ATGTCGCCACGTCTATTCGCACACCTGCTCCTTACCCTGACCCTATGTCTCTTGCCACGCTTGCCTATGACCGTTCGCGCCCAGACAGTGATTGCGCCGCCATCCGCCCACCAGACGGCGGCGAAGCCAGCCGTGTTGAGCCTGGGCGCGTCTCGCTGGCGGGCCCTGAGCCTGGATGAGCGCGTCCGTTATCGCCAGGCCATCGAAAACGTCTATTGGAAACGGCGGCGCTGGGAGTCCACCACGCCTAAGCCAAGCTTTGAAAGCGTCTTTCCGCTGACCCGCCTGCGCGCGCTCGTCGTGGACGAACTGCGCCAACAGCACGCGCTCGATCTGCTGTGGCGACATGCGCCAACCGCAGCGGAACTCCAGGCCGAGGTGGCCCGGATGATTCGGCAATCCAGGCAACCGGAAGTACTACGGGAGCTTTTCGCGGCGCTGGACAACGACCCGATTGTGATTGCCGAATGTCTGGCGCGTCCCGCGCTGGTCAAGCAGCGGCTGCGGGCCGACTATGCCCGCGACCCGCGCTTCCATGCCCAAACCGAAGCCCTGGCGCGCCACGCGCTCGAAAGCACGGGCCGGCTCGAACAAATGCCCACTTTGGGAGCAACGTACACCGAAGTTGAGTTTGTTCGGGAGCGCGGGGCGGCTGTGCCCCCGGATGAACCTTCCAATCGCCTACGCATTTCTGACACGCATTGGAACACGGAAGTCGCCCAACTTCTGGAACGCTTTGATGCCAGCCTGACGAAGCTCGTGCCCGGCGCAACCACGGCGCTGTGTGAAGACGACGAGCGGTTTTTCATCCAACAACTACACTCGGTTGAAGACGGACGCCTGCGGCTAGGAACGGCCGAGTGGCGGAAGGTGGATGTTGACAGTTGGTGGTCGCAGGTCCAGATGAACTACAGCCCGGTTGTCCCGGTGGTGACCGGCGTGTTTCCGGCGCTTGCCCTAAAGACCCTAGAAAGTGGCGTTCCCGAAGCCATTGCGGGCAATGACAACCGCTGGGCGCAAGACCCCGTGGATGCCGTGCCGGCGCCCCGCTTCCGCCACACGGCCGTCTGGACCGGTGTCGAGATGATCATCTGGGGTGGTTTTCGCGGCACGTTCACGGGTGGAAGTCCGCTCAACACCGGCGGACGCTACAACCCCATCACGGATACCTGGACGCCGACGCGCATCGCCCCAAGCGCCGCCGGCGCGACGGATGGCGCGCCGGCCCCCCGCGTCAATCACACGGCGGTCTGGACGGGCAGCCGCATGATCGTTTGGGGTGGCGTCAGCGGGACGCCGGTCAACTCCGGCGCGCTCTATGATCCGGTCGAGGACAAGTGGGCGGAGACACGCACCAGCCCTAGTTCTTCCACGGCGAATGACGGTGCGCCGGTAGCACGCTTCAGCCACGTTGCGGTCTGGCTTTCGCAGGCAGGACGCATGGTCGTTTGGGGTGGCAACCTCAATTTCACAGGCAGCATTGCCATTCCGACCAACACCGGTGGCGTCTATAACCCTGAAACCAACGCCTGGAGCGCGACCGCAACGACCGGCGCGCCGCTGGCCCGCACTGACCACGTTGCTGTCTCGACCGGAACGGCGATGATTGTTTTCGGTGGCGTCAATGCCGATGGCGGGCGTCTCAACAGTGGCGGCATCTATACGCCCGGCAACAACACCTGGACGGCGACCAGCACCACCAACGCGCCCGGACTGTTCACGCCCAGCGCCGTGTGGAGCGGGACGGAACTCATCGTGTGGGGAAGCGTCGCCGGCGCGCCGGCGCCAATCGTGGCCGGCGCGCGCTACAACCCCGGCAACAACACCTGGACGGCCATTGCCACGGCTGGCGCGCCGTCGCCCCGCGTTGACCAGACGGCTGTCTGGACCGGGACGGAGATGATTGTCTGGGGCGGTTCGGCGCAGGGGACGCGCTTCAACGATGGTGGCCGCTACAACCCGGCGACCAATACCTGGACGCCGGTCACAACCATGGGCGCGCCGGTCGGACGGGAGAACCATACTGCCATCTGGACGGATGCCTACGCCGAACCGAACCAGGACGCGACGAAGTACATGATCGTCTGGGGTGGTCAGGGCGGTGATGCGACGGGCGGCCGCTACGACCCTGTGACCAATAGTTGGCTGCCAACAGCGACGACACCCGTGCCGGTGGCGCGGGAAGGTCACACCGTAGTGAATACCGGAACGGAAATGATCATCTGGGGTGGCTCGACGGCCGGGCTGCGGACGTTGACCGGCGGCCGCTACAACTTGGCGACTGCGCAGTGGACGCCGACTTCGACCCAGGGCGCGCCGGGAGCGGATGTCAATTTGCCTCCGGTCGGCCACACGGCCGTGTGGACCGGCAGTGAAATGATTATCTGGGGCGGACAGTCCACCACCGGCGGTCGCTACAACCCGCTCACCGATAGCTGGACACCAACTTCGCTCACGAGCGCGCCGTCAGCCCGCGAAGAGCACACCGCCGTCTGGACGGGCAGTGAAATGATTGTCTGGGGTGGGCGCTTCACCAATCCGGCGAACAACGAAACGAATTACCTGGACAACGGCGCTCGGTACAACCCGGCGACCGATACTTGGGCCGCGACGGCCACCGATGGTCGTCCGGGTCCGCGTTCGCGCCACACAGCCGTGTGGACAGGCACCGAGATGATCGTCTGGGGGGGCGTCACCTTTGCCGACAATCGCTTCTCCGAACTGCGCACCGGCGGTCGCTACAATCCCGTCACCAACGCTTGGACGCCGACCCGCACCGATCCAACCTCGTCCGGCGGCGCGGATGGCGCGCCCAGTGGGCGGTTTGATCATACGGCGGTCTGGACCGGCGACCGGATGATTGTCTGGGGCGGCGCGACGACGGCCGCGCAAGCGTTCAACTCCGGGGCGCTGTACAATCCGGCGACCGACACTTGGGCGGCGACGGCCGCCACCGGCGCGCCAACGTCCCGGTCCGGGCATACGGCCGTGTGGACTGGCCGTGAGATGATCGTGTGGGGTGACGCCGGCGCGACCGGCGCCCGCTACAACCCGGCGTTCAACTTCTGGCGGCCAGTGGAGACCGAAGGCGCGCCGGATTTGACGGCCAACCATACGGCGATCTGGGATGCGACGCGCCGCCAGATGGTCGTCTGGGGCGGACGTGGCAGCCAAGGGTTGTCGAAGGCGCTAGGCGCGTATGGCGCGCGGGGTGAGCAAGGCGACACCGCCGGCATTTTTCGCCAGGGCCGGTTTTTCCTGCGCAACTCGAACACATCCGGGGAGGCCGACCTGGCGTTTTCGTTTGGCGCGGAAGGTGACACCCCGCTGGCCGGAGACTGGGACGGCAATGGCGTCACCACCGTCGGTGTCTTTCGCCAGGGAACCTTCTTCCTGCGCAACAGCAATGACGCCGGCTTTGCCGATCTGGCGGTTGCCTATGGTGCGGTTGAAGACATTCCGCTCGTCGGTGACTGGGACGGCAACGGCACGACGACCATCGGCGTGTATCGTCCCTCCGAACAGACGTTCTTCCTGCGCAACAGCAACACGCCCGGCCTCCCTGACATCGTGGTTCCCTATGGGGACAGCGGTGACCGCCCGGTGGTCGGGGACTGGGATGGCAACGGGACAACGACCATTGGCGTGGTCAGGGGCAACCGGTTTCTGCTGCGGAATGACAATAGTGGCGGCTTTGCCGACCTGACGTTTGACTTTGGTAACCCGGATGACAAGCTCGTGGTGGGCGACTTTGACGGTGACGGCGTGGATACGGTTGGCGTCTATCGCGGTCAAACGTTTTTCCTGCGCAACACGAATCTGCCGGGCCCGGCCGACTTCCTGTTCGTTTATGGCGCCGACGGCGACCTGCCGCTGATGGGGAACTGGGACGGAATGTTGTGA
- a CDS encoding PqqD family protein, which yields MTLSIPLGQVVEQLPCVMRRVAGETLLIPIRGQAADLDAIYVLNETAAFLWSQLERSGNPTTLGSALMQAFDVAPQQAVEDVTLFLRDLQQAGLVRLTVAASNAA from the coding sequence ATGACTCTCTCCATCCCACTTGGTCAGGTCGTCGAGCAACTCCCTTGTGTGATGCGTCGGGTTGCCGGCGAAACGCTACTCATCCCTATCCGCGGCCAGGCAGCCGACCTGGACGCCATTTACGTTTTGAACGAAACGGCAGCTTTTCTGTGGTCACAGCTCGAACGAAGTGGCAACCCAACCACGCTGGGATCGGCCCTTATGCAAGCTTTTGACGTTGCGCCACAACAGGCCGTTGAGGATGTCACCCTGTTCCTGCGTGACCTTCAGCAGGCCGGGCTTGTCCGGCTCACAGTCGCCGCAAGTAACGCTGCATAG